The following coding sequences lie in one Campylobacter concisus genomic window:
- a CDS encoding fumarate reductase iron-sulfur subunit: MSRKITIKAFKYNPLSKISKPHFATYELEETDGMTLFIALNMIREKFDPDLSFDFVCRAGICGSCGMLVNGKPRLACRTLTKDFESGVIELMPLPVFKLLKDLSVDTGNWMNAMSRRVESWIHTDHETDISKLEEKVEPEVAQEVFELDRCIECGICVAACGTAIMRPDFIGAVGLNRVARFKIDALDKRTDEDFYELIGDDDGVFGCMTLLGCEDNCPKHLPLQSRIAYMRRKMAAIK, encoded by the coding sequence ATGAGTAGAAAAATAACCATAAAAGCATTTAAATATAATCCATTAAGCAAAATTTCAAAACCACATTTTGCGACCTACGAGCTAGAAGAGACTGATGGCATGACATTATTTATCGCGTTAAATATGATTCGCGAGAAATTTGACCCAGATCTTAGCTTTGACTTTGTTTGTCGTGCTGGAATTTGTGGAAGTTGTGGCATGCTTGTAAATGGCAAGCCAAGATTAGCTTGTAGAACTCTTACTAAAGATTTTGAAAGCGGAGTAATTGAGCTTATGCCTTTGCCAGTATTTAAGTTACTAAAAGACTTAAGCGTAGATACGGGCAACTGGATGAATGCGATGAGTAGGCGTGTGGAGAGCTGGATACATACAGACCACGAGACCGATATCTCTAAGCTTGAGGAAAAGGTTGAGCCCGAAGTAGCGCAGGAAGTATTTGAGCTTGATCGCTGCATCGAGTGCGGTATCTGCGTAGCTGCATGCGGTACGGCTATCATGAGGCCTGATTTCATCGGTGCGGTCGGACTTAACCGCGTAGCTAGGTTTAAAATCGACGCGCTTGATAAACGAACCGATGAGGACTTTTACGAGCTTATCGGCGACGATGACGGCGTATTTGGCTGTATGACTTTGCTAGGCTGTGAAGACAACTGCCCTAAACACTTACCACTTCAAAGCCGCATAGCTTATATGCGTAGAAAAATGGCTGCTATAAAGTAG
- the dxr gene encoding 1-deoxy-D-xylulose-5-phosphate reductoisomerase encodes MVALVVILGSTGSIGKNALNLCEKFGVEVEALSCAKNVDLLNEQILKFKPKFVCVGDEKLAKNVKNIEAKNIFFGEAGLLQMLEISSSKKVINALVGFAGLAPSLKTQTLGKRLALANKESLVVGGKFLKTREILPIDSEHFGLKFLLENKTAPKRLIVTASGGAFYKKPIKFLKDATPSDALKHPNWDMGAKITIDSATMANKLFEVMEAYWLYSIKEIEAVIEPTSAIHAVVEFIDGSSTMHLSRPDMKLAIAHAMFENVSKNIVSHANLLDLKNIKFHKISLKKYPIFSLKDKVLANPDLGVVINAANEVGVFSFLEKKCSFLDISRLVLSSVKNFRNIKISSIDEIFEADKEVRNYAKRMLNAKV; translated from the coding sequence TTGGTCGCTCTCGTGGTAATACTTGGCTCAACTGGCTCAATCGGCAAAAACGCCCTTAACCTTTGCGAAAAATTTGGCGTAGAGGTTGAGGCGTTAAGCTGCGCTAAAAATGTAGATTTACTAAATGAGCAAATTTTAAAATTTAAACCAAAATTTGTCTGCGTAGGCGATGAAAAGCTAGCTAAAAATGTAAAAAACATAGAAGCTAAAAATATCTTTTTTGGTGAGGCTGGACTGCTGCAAATGCTAGAAATTTCAAGCTCAAAAAAGGTAATAAACGCCCTTGTTGGCTTTGCTGGCCTTGCTCCTAGTTTAAAGACGCAAACTCTTGGCAAAAGGCTTGCGCTTGCAAACAAAGAGAGCCTTGTTGTTGGCGGCAAATTTCTAAAAACTAGAGAAATTTTACCAATAGACAGCGAGCATTTTGGGCTTAAATTTCTACTAGAAAACAAAACTGCGCCAAAAAGACTCATCGTCACAGCAAGTGGCGGTGCATTTTATAAAAAGCCGATCAAATTTCTAAAAGACGCCACGCCAAGTGATGCGCTAAAGCATCCAAACTGGGATATGGGCGCAAAGATAACGATTGATAGTGCGACGATGGCAAATAAGCTTTTTGAGGTGATGGAGGCTTATTGGCTTTATAGCATCAAGGAGATCGAGGCTGTGATAGAGCCAACCTCTGCGATACACGCCGTAGTTGAATTTATAGACGGCTCAAGCACGATGCACCTCTCGCGACCTGATATGAAGTTAGCTATCGCTCATGCTATGTTTGAAAATGTCAGTAAAAATATCGTTTCGCACGCAAATTTACTTGATCTAAAAAATATAAAATTTCATAAAATTAGCCTTAAAAAATATCCCATTTTTTCGCTAAAAGATAAAGTCCTGGCAAACCCTGATCTAGGTGTAGTGATAAATGCTGCAAATGAGGTTGGAGTATTTAGCTTTTTAGAGAAAAAATGTTCGTTTTTGGATATCTCAAGGCTCGTTTTAAGCTCTGTTAAAAATTTTAGAAATATTAAAATTTCAAGTATTGATGAAATTTTTGAAGCTGATAAAGAAGTTAGAAATTACGCAAAAAGGATGTTAAATGCAAAGGTATGA
- the tsaD gene encoding tRNA (adenosine(37)-N6)-threonylcarbamoyltransferase complex transferase subunit TsaD, with amino-acid sequence MIIGIESSCDDSSVALIDECTLEKIYYKKISQEEEHAIFGGVVPELAARLHTKALPALLEDILPNFKDIKAIAVTNEPGLSVSLIGGVSMAKALSVALSIPLIAVNHLVGHIYSLFLDREATFPLGVLLVSGGHTMLLEIEKNGEITELASTSDDSFGESFDKVAKMLDLGYPGGAVVQQNALLCKDKERFHFTIPLLHDKRLEYSFSGLKNQVRVEISKLDSITPKDIADICYAFENTACEHILNKLEKVFCLRNFKRFGVVGGASANLNLRKRLETLCQKNECKLLLAPLEFCSDNALMIARAGREKYLKGEFVSHSELNINPRVSFKKLELN; translated from the coding sequence ATGATAATTGGCATCGAAAGTAGCTGCGATGATAGCTCGGTCGCACTCATAGATGAATGCACTTTAGAGAAGATTTATTATAAAAAAATTTCTCAAGAAGAGGAGCACGCTATCTTTGGTGGCGTGGTTCCTGAGCTTGCAGCTAGGCTTCATACAAAGGCACTGCCAGCACTTTTAGAGGATATCTTGCCAAATTTTAAAGATATAAAAGCGATCGCTGTGACAAATGAGCCAGGTCTTAGCGTGAGCCTAATAGGCGGCGTCAGCATGGCAAAAGCATTAAGCGTGGCTCTAAGTATCCCGCTAATTGCCGTAAATCATTTAGTTGGCCACATCTACTCACTATTTTTAGATCGCGAAGCTACCTTTCCACTTGGCGTCCTGCTAGTAAGTGGTGGGCATACGATGCTCTTAGAGATTGAGAAAAATGGTGAAATCACTGAGCTAGCAAGCACTAGCGATGATAGCTTTGGTGAGAGCTTTGACAAGGTTGCTAAAATGCTTGATCTTGGCTATCCAGGCGGTGCCGTAGTTCAGCAAAATGCCCTACTTTGTAAAGACAAAGAGAGGTTTCATTTTACCATTCCACTTCTTCACGACAAGCGCCTTGAGTATAGTTTTTCAGGGCTTAAAAACCAAGTCAGAGTTGAAATTTCTAAGCTAGATAGTATCACTCCAAAAGATATCGCTGACATCTGCTACGCATTTGAAAATACTGCCTGTGAGCACATTTTAAACAAGCTTGAAAAGGTCTTTTGTTTAAGAAATTTTAAGCGTTTTGGTGTAGTTGGCGGCGCAAGTGCAAATCTAAATTTACGAAAAAGACTTGAAACGCTTTGCCAAAAAAATGAGTGCAAGCTTTTGCTAGCTCCACTTGAGTTTTGCTCTGATAACGCCTTGATGATAGCAAGAGCGGGACGTGAGAAGTACCTAAAAGGCGAGTTTGTAAGCCATAGCGAGCTAAATATAAATCCAAGAGTCAGCTTTAAAAAGCTTGAGTTAAATTAA
- a CDS encoding restriction endonuclease has translation MLPSYKDMMLPILEFVAQKKEANRAEISKFIIEHFKLKDEDLLQKIKRGTPTYINRTDWALSYLATTAQVKSRSEKVPLQKVGRSLFAITNFGKELVSSKDKKSKFLSWYDEIYKQEIRQEEKEATENTPDDNIDEALCKIKEELKSEILSSILEKEPRFFEYLVTKLLEKMNYGAGNLTNKGPDGGIDGIIDEDELGLSKIYIQAKRYKDGSNIRRPEIQQFIGAISNKNTKKGVFITTAKFTKDAQTFAKDSQNFSVVLVDGDKLAELMIKYKVGVQTSQIYEICKIDTDFFEENNF, from the coding sequence ATGTTACCAAGTTATAAAGATATGATGCTGCCTATTTTAGAATTTGTTGCGCAAAAGAAAGAAGCAAATAGAGCTGAAATTTCTAAATTTATAATTGAGCATTTTAAGTTAAAAGACGAAGATCTTTTGCAAAAAATAAAAAGAGGAACTCCAACTTATATAAATCGTACCGATTGGGCTTTATCCTATCTGGCTACAACAGCTCAAGTAAAATCAAGGTCAGAAAAAGTGCCGCTTCAAAAAGTTGGTAGAAGCCTATTTGCCATAACAAATTTTGGCAAAGAGCTAGTAAGTAGCAAGGACAAAAAGAGCAAATTTCTCTCTTGGTACGATGAAATTTACAAACAAGAGATAAGGCAAGAGGAAAAAGAAGCCACGGAAAACACCCCAGATGACAATATAGATGAAGCGCTTTGCAAAATAAAAGAAGAGCTAAAAAGTGAAATTTTATCTAGCATTTTAGAAAAAGAGCCAAGATTTTTTGAATACCTTGTAACAAAGCTACTTGAAAAGATGAATTATGGAGCTGGAAATCTCACAAACAAAGGCCCAGATGGCGGGATAGATGGCATCATAGATGAAGATGAACTTGGGCTTTCTAAAATTTACATCCAAGCAAAAAGATACAAAGACGGTAGTAATATCCGTAGGCCAGAAATTCAGCAGTTTATCGGTGCTATCTCAAATAAAAATACTAAAAAAGGCGTCTTTATCACTACAGCGAAATTTACAAAAGATGCCCAAACGTTTGCCAAAGATAGTCAAAACTTTAGCGTAGTCTTGGTAGATGGCGACAAGCTTGCAGAGCTAATGATAAAATATAAAGTCGGAGTTCAGACAAGCCAAATATATGAAATTTGCAAAATCGACACCGACTTTTTTGAGGAAAATAATTTTTAA
- a CDS encoding fumarate reductase flavoprotein subunit, whose translation MNVKYYDALVIGGGLAGLRAAVAAGEKGLSTVVLSLIPVKRSHSAAAQGGMQASLGNSKMSEGDNEDVHFADTVKGSDWGCDQQVARMFCQTAPKAIRELAAWGVPWTRITKGERSAIINAQKTTIVEKEEVHGLIHSRDFGGTKKWRTCFTADATGHTMLFAVANEALKHNVEIHDRKEAIALIHANNRCYGAIVRDLVNGEITAYVAKGTLIATGGYGRVYKHTTNAVVCEGIGAAIALETGVAQLGNMEAVQFHPTPIVPSGILLTEGCRGDGGILRDVDGYRFMPDYEPEKKELASRDVVSRRIMEHIRAGKGVPSPYGYHVWLDISILGREHIEKNLRDVQEICEIFNGIDPADTEVYTDENGRQRGKGWAPILPMQHYSMGGIKTKPTGESPTLAGLFSAGEAACWDMHGFNRLGGNSVSETVVAGMIVGDYFADYCGSHEIDINTADIEKFVKKEEDYLKSLVEKEGKFNVFEIKNKMKDIMWEHVAIFRTGEGLAVAVKELEELYKQSLDVKVTNKALFGNPELEEAYRVPKMLKLALCIAKGALDRTESRGAHCREDYPKRDDLNWLNRTLTSWKEGDTLPTIVYEPLDIMKMEMPPAFRGYGAKGNIIEHPDSAIRQKEVDEIREKMQAEGKSRQEIQEALMHYDLQPKYKAPNERAGIGYE comes from the coding sequence ATGAATGTAAAATATTATGATGCATTGGTAATTGGTGGTGGTCTAGCTGGTCTTAGAGCTGCTGTGGCTGCTGGAGAAAAGGGCTTAAGCACCGTCGTTTTAAGTCTCATACCTGTAAAGCGCTCGCACTCTGCGGCTGCGCAAGGCGGTATGCAAGCCTCTTTGGGAAATTCAAAAATGAGCGAAGGCGACAACGAGGACGTACACTTTGCCGATACGGTAAAAGGTAGCGACTGGGGCTGCGATCAGCAAGTCGCGCGTATGTTTTGTCAAACCGCGCCTAAGGCGATTCGCGAACTAGCGGCTTGGGGCGTGCCTTGGACTCGTATAACAAAAGGCGAGAGAAGCGCTATCATCAACGCTCAAAAAACAACTATCGTAGAAAAAGAAGAGGTCCACGGACTCATCCACTCTCGCGACTTTGGCGGAACTAAAAAATGGAGAACATGCTTTACGGCCGACGCCACCGGTCACACTATGCTTTTTGCCGTAGCAAACGAAGCTCTAAAGCACAACGTCGAAATTCATGACAGAAAAGAAGCTATCGCGCTAATCCACGCAAACAACCGCTGTTACGGCGCGATCGTTCGCGATCTAGTTAACGGCGAGATCACGGCATACGTCGCAAAAGGCACTCTAATAGCTACAGGCGGCTACGGCAGGGTTTATAAACACACTACAAACGCCGTAGTTTGCGAGGGTATCGGCGCGGCCATCGCACTTGAGACTGGCGTAGCTCAGCTTGGCAACATGGAAGCTGTTCAGTTTCACCCGACTCCGATCGTTCCAAGCGGTATCTTGCTAACGGAAGGTTGCCGCGGCGACGGCGGAATTTTACGCGACGTGGACGGATATCGCTTTATGCCTGACTACGAGCCTGAGAAAAAAGAACTAGCTAGCCGCGACGTCGTAAGCCGCCGCATCATGGAACATATCCGCGCAGGCAAGGGCGTACCTAGCCCATACGGATATCACGTTTGGCTAGATATCTCGATCCTAGGACGCGAGCATATCGAGAAAAACTTACGCGATGTTCAAGAAATTTGCGAAATTTTTAACGGTATCGATCCTGCCGACACCGAAGTGTATACCGACGAAAACGGTCGCCAACGCGGTAAAGGCTGGGCGCCGATCCTACCTATGCAGCACTACTCTATGGGCGGCATAAAAACTAAGCCAACTGGCGAGAGCCCGACGCTAGCTGGCCTATTTAGCGCCGGCGAGGCTGCTTGCTGGGATATGCACGGATTTAACCGTCTAGGCGGCAACTCCGTTTCAGAAACCGTCGTAGCTGGCATGATCGTTGGGGACTATTTTGCCGACTACTGCGGCAGCCACGAGATAGATATAAATACCGCAGATATCGAAAAATTCGTTAAAAAAGAGGAAGACTATCTAAAAAGCCTAGTCGAAAAAGAGGGCAAATTTAACGTATTTGAGATCAAAAACAAGATGAAAGACATCATGTGGGAGCACGTAGCGATCTTTAGAACTGGCGAAGGTCTAGCCGTAGCGGTAAAAGAGCTTGAAGAGCTTTATAAGCAATCTTTAGATGTTAAAGTCACCAATAAGGCGCTATTTGGCAACCCTGAGCTTGAGGAAGCCTACCGTGTACCAAAGATGCTAAAACTAGCCCTTTGTATCGCAAAAGGCGCGCTTGATCGCACCGAGAGCCGCGGAGCGCACTGCCGTGAGGACTATCCGAAACGCGACGACCTAAACTGGCTAAACAGAACTCTAACTAGCTGGAAAGAGGGCGATACACTACCGACTATCGTGTATGAGCCACTTGATATTATGAAAATGGAGATGCCACCAGCATTTAGAGGCTATGGTGCGAAAGGTAATATTATTGAGCATCCAGATAGTGCCATCCGCCAAAAAGAGGTTGATGAAATTCGTGAGAAAATGCAAGCTGAAGGTAAGAGCAGACAAGAAATTCAAGAGGCTTTAATGCACTATGATCTTCAACCAAAATATAAAGCACCAAACGAAAGAGCAGGAATAGGATATGAGTAG
- a CDS encoding phosphatidate cytidylyltransferase: MQSRIITGVLMFVAILIVFFIDNYILNFILLGAVLYFAFNESLKLYNIDHKQLVFAALAFYVLTYFTNPIFIAILAIMLVASILAHIKSENLKLVAPFVYPTTPIFMMWMLYSEYGVGYLVWLILSVVASDSGAFFVGKMFGKHPFSPSSPNKTIEGAAGGVAIGTVIGCIVGNFVTEGFFQILFSSFLVCVFAVWGDLFESYLKRLCGVKDSGSLFPGHGGMLDRIDGYLFGVVALLWSLSW; this comes from the coding sequence ATGCAATCTCGCATAATCACTGGCGTTTTGATGTTTGTTGCTATTTTAATAGTTTTTTTTATTGATAATTATATTTTAAATTTTATCTTGCTTGGGGCTGTGCTTTATTTTGCTTTTAATGAGTCGCTCAAGCTTTATAATATCGATCACAAACAGCTAGTTTTTGCCGCACTTGCTTTTTACGTGCTTACATATTTTACAAATCCAATTTTCATAGCGATCCTTGCTATCATGCTGGTTGCTTCGATCCTAGCTCACATAAAAAGTGAAAATTTAAAGCTAGTCGCACCTTTCGTATATCCGACCACGCCGATCTTTATGATGTGGATGCTTTACTCAGAGTATGGCGTAGGCTATCTTGTATGGCTTATTTTAAGCGTAGTTGCAAGCGATAGTGGTGCATTTTTTGTTGGCAAAATGTTTGGCAAACATCCATTTAGCCCAAGCTCACCAAACAAAACAATCGAAGGTGCAGCAGGCGGTGTGGCGATAGGCACTGTGATTGGCTGCATTGTTGGAAATTTTGTAACTGAAGGATTTTTCCAAATTTTATTTTCAAGCTTTTTAGTCTGCGTCTTTGCAGTTTGGGGAGATTTGTTTGAGAGTTACCTAAAAAGACTTTGCGGCGTCAAAGATAGTGGTTCGCTCTTCCCAGGACACGGTGGCATGCTTGATAGGATAGATGGTTATTTATTTGGCGTAGTCGCCCTACTTTGGTCGCTCTCGTGGTAA
- a CDS encoding M99 family carboxypeptidase catalytic domain-containing protein, translating into MRKFLLFLLTFTTASLANTLDYALIKKGEPSENTMLLIGGIQGDEPGGFLAASIVATDYNITKGSLWVVPNLNFPSIIERSRGTKGDMNRKFAHVDKNDPDYNSVMKIKDVITDKNVTLILNLHDGSGYYRDKFINKDENPDKWGNTCIIDQSTLPGSKYPELESIASSVKDVLNKHLIDQKHQYHIKNTHTAMGDKEMLKSLTYYAITQNKSAFANEASKNLNAEQRTYYHLIAIEEYMKKAGISFTRPFNLDVKSVKKAIEKEIRLELENSYAISLKNLKPLINFVPLKKSELNYSSPNPLIAVIKENGSFKVQYGNRFVTRLKPQYFEFAKPLDEISLISDGSELTLKSGDKFSVKKSFKVKALKNVRVNVIGYGTKSIDESEQEVAKNSLNKSYSIDKDGKIYRVEFYKNEDGKEKFAGMILAEFR; encoded by the coding sequence ATGCGTAAATTTTTACTTTTTTTACTAACCTTTACCACTGCTAGTTTAGCCAATACTTTAGACTATGCGCTTATCAAAAAAGGTGAGCCAAGCGAAAACACGATGTTGTTAATCGGCGGTATTCAAGGCGATGAGCCGGGTGGATTTTTGGCAGCCTCTATCGTGGCAACTGACTATAACATCACAAAAGGCTCGCTTTGGGTCGTGCCAAATTTAAATTTCCCAAGCATAATCGAGCGAAGTCGTGGCACAAAAGGCGATATGAATAGAAAATTTGCCCATGTAGATAAAAATGATCCAGACTATAACTCAGTAATGAAGATAAAAGATGTCATCACTGATAAAAACGTCACGCTCATCTTAAATTTACACGATGGAAGTGGCTATTACAGAGATAAATTTATAAACAAAGACGAAAATCCAGACAAATGGGGCAATACTTGCATAATAGATCAAAGCACGCTTCCTGGCTCAAAATATCCAGAGCTTGAAAGTATCGCCTCAAGCGTAAAAGATGTGCTAAATAAGCATCTAATAGATCAAAAACACCAGTATCACATCAAAAACACGCACACTGCGATGGGTGATAAAGAGATGCTAAAAAGCCTAACTTACTATGCTATTACGCAAAATAAGTCAGCCTTTGCAAACGAAGCTAGTAAAAATTTAAACGCCGAGCAAAGGACTTATTACCATCTAATCGCCATTGAAGAATATATGAAAAAGGCTGGCATCAGCTTTACTAGGCCGTTTAATCTTGATGTTAAAAGCGTAAAAAAAGCAATCGAGAAAGAGATCAGACTTGAACTTGAAAATTCATACGCGATAAGTCTTAAAAATCTAAAGCCTTTAATAAATTTTGTCCCACTTAAAAAAAGCGAGTTAAATTACAGCTCACCAAATCCGCTAATAGCTGTTATAAAAGAAAATGGTAGCTTCAAAGTGCAGTACGGCAACCGCTTTGTTACTAGGCTAAAGCCACAATATTTCGAGTTTGCGAAGCCACTTGATGAAATTTCACTAATAAGCGACGGTAGCGAGCTTACATTAAAAAGTGGCGATAAATTTAGCGTGAAAAAGAGCTTTAAAGTAAAAGCACTCAAAAACGTGCGCGTAAATGTCATAGGATATGGCACAAAAAGTATAGATGAGAGCGAGCAAGAAGTGGCTAAAAATAGCCTAAATAAAAGCTACAGCATCGATAAAGATGGCAAAATTTACCGAGTCGAGTTTTATAAAAACGAAGATGGCAAAGAGAAATTTGCTGGCATGATCTTAGCGGAGTTTAGATGA
- a CDS encoding fumarate reductase cytochrome b subunit, producing the protein MTGLIEGFLGKRSDDKKSRTPAAWDRWQSITGFILACFILCHMVFTSTILLGKDAFNAVVGFAEAKFLFGEATWWITNVIAAVIFAIFIAHAFLAMRKFPANYRQYLMFRGHKDRMKHLDTTLWWFQFLTGFALFFAASAHLVDIVFGGHITADKSAAAFHQLEIFYFALLVFMVVHASIGMYRLYVKWISIDGANKHEMFAKRNKAKTIVFAVYGILAIIALIADFVWISH; encoded by the coding sequence ATGACCGGGCTTATAGAAGGTTTTTTGGGAAAACGGTCGGACGACAAAAAAAGTCGCACTCCAGCCGCTTGGGATAGATGGCAAAGTATTACAGGGTTTATTTTGGCCTGTTTTATATTGTGCCATATGGTTTTTACTTCTACCATACTACTTGGCAAAGACGCATTTAACGCTGTCGTAGGGTTTGCGGAGGCTAAATTTTTATTCGGCGAGGCTACATGGTGGATCACTAACGTCATAGCTGCGGTAATATTTGCCATTTTTATCGCTCATGCATTTTTAGCTATGAGAAAATTTCCAGCAAACTACAGACAATATCTAATGTTTAGAGGCCACAAAGACCGCATGAAGCATCTTGATACTACGCTTTGGTGGTTTCAGTTTTTAACCGGTTTTGCGCTATTTTTTGCAGCCAGCGCACACTTAGTAGATATAGTCTTTGGTGGACATATTACTGCCGACAAATCAGCGGCTGCATTTCATCAATTAGAAATTTTCTACTTCGCACTACTTGTTTTCATGGTCGTTCACGCTAGTATCGGTATGTACCGCTTGTATGTCAAATGGATAAGCATTGATGGTGCAAATAAGCACGAAATGTTTGCCAAAAGAAATAAGGCAAAAACAATTGTATTTGCCGTTTATGGCATACTTGCTATAATTGCGCTAATCGCCGATTTCGTGTGGATCAGCCATTAA
- a CDS encoding uracil-xanthine permease family protein: MQRYEGYKFDPKQSLIGVQFLFVAFGALVLVPILTGLDANVALFTAGLGTLLFQLITRKNVPPIFLASSFAFIAPLQYGIEKWGIAVTMGGVIFAGFFYVVLSLVVRFGGEKILHKILPPVVVGPVIMTIGLILAPNAVKMATSATEIYTQNEAMIVAGISLVATILVMMLGRGMFRLIPILLGIIVGYIVAYCFGMVDFTPIFNAPWFRMPNFTTPKFEFEAIIYMIPIAIAPAIEHIGDMLAISNVTKEDFLKNPGLKNTLLGDGLATSLAAFFGGPPNTTYSEVTGAVSLTKAYNPAIMTFAAITAIVLAFIGKLGAVLSTIPAPVIGGIMLLLFGIIASVGMETLIKNKVDLADPRNMIIVALIFIFAIGGMVLDLGAVKFSGIGLGAVTGIVLNLLLPKTKHYEGY; the protein is encoded by the coding sequence ATGCAAAGGTATGAGGGTTATAAATTTGATCCCAAACAAAGCTTAATCGGCGTTCAGTTTTTATTTGTCGCCTTTGGTGCACTGGTATTAGTGCCGATACTTACGGGACTAGATGCAAATGTAGCTCTCTTTACGGCTGGTCTTGGCACGCTACTTTTTCAGCTAATTACTAGAAAAAATGTTCCGCCTATTTTTTTAGCAAGCTCCTTTGCTTTTATCGCGCCACTTCAGTACGGTATCGAAAAATGGGGCATAGCCGTGACGATGGGGGGCGTTATATTTGCTGGATTTTTCTACGTTGTTTTAAGCCTCGTGGTCCGATTTGGCGGAGAGAAAATTTTGCATAAAATTTTGCCTCCAGTTGTCGTTGGACCTGTCATCATGACAATAGGCCTTATCCTTGCTCCAAATGCCGTCAAAATGGCAACATCAGCCACTGAAATTTATACTCAAAATGAAGCAATGATCGTCGCTGGCATTTCGCTAGTGGCTACCATTTTAGTGATGATGCTTGGACGTGGCATGTTTAGGCTTATACCTATTTTACTTGGTATTATCGTCGGATACATCGTAGCTTACTGCTTTGGCATGGTTGATTTTACCCCTATCTTTAATGCACCTTGGTTTAGAATGCCAAATTTCACTACACCAAAATTTGAGTTTGAAGCAATCATTTATATGATACCTATCGCCATAGCTCCAGCGATCGAGCACATAGGCGATATGCTTGCTATCTCAAATGTCACAAAAGAGGATTTTCTAAAAAATCCAGGCCTTAAAAATACGCTCCTTGGAGATGGACTTGCTACTTCGCTTGCTGCCTTTTTTGGTGGCCCGCCAAACACTACATACTCAGAGGTCACAGGCGCAGTTAGCCTTACAAAAGCTTATAATCCAGCAATCATGACCTTTGCGGCGATCACTGCCATCGTGCTAGCCTTCATTGGCAAGCTAGGAGCTGTGCTCTCAACTATCCCAGCCCCAGTCATCGGCGGTATCATGCTGCTACTTTTTGGCATCATCGCAAGCGTTGGCATGGAGACGCTTATAAAAAATAAAGTTGACCTTGCAGACCCTAGAAACATGATAATCGTAGCCCTCATCTTCATCTTTGCCATCGGCGGCATGGTGCTTGACCTTGGAGCGGTTAAATTTTCAGGTATAGGGCTTGGTGCGGTTACTGGTATAGTTTTAAATTTGCTTTTACCAAAGACAAAGCATTATGAAGGATATTAA